Proteins found in one Bremerella volcania genomic segment:
- a CDS encoding DNA methyltransferase encodes MAATKAQSSKLARTNRSLPKRQLSEGDVESRDQVRLHYGDALELYGSWRTPICIVSDGPYGIKGFPGDPPTPETLPEIYRPHIEAWSRYSTPETTLWFWNTELGWATVHPILVANGWEYRCCHIWDKGLGHVAGNANSQTLRKFPVVTEVCVQYVKPARFRFEGREVSMQEWLRLEWLRTGLPLSLTNEACNVRNAATRKYFTKCHLWYFPPVEAFERLVAYANTHGATEGKPYFSIDGNLPLSGEQWSRMRAKFHCEVGINNVWREPPVRGVERLKEKYRCVHNNQKPLRLIDICIQACTEPGDVVWEPFGGLCSAAIASHSNGRACHSAEIMPEYWLASTERLKTYDE; translated from the coding sequence ATGGCAGCTACTAAAGCTCAATCCAGCAAACTCGCAAGGACGAATCGGTCGCTGCCGAAGCGCCAGTTGAGTGAAGGAGACGTCGAATCACGTGATCAAGTACGACTGCACTATGGAGACGCATTAGAACTCTATGGCTCATGGCGGACCCCGATCTGCATAGTTTCCGACGGTCCCTATGGCATTAAAGGTTTCCCTGGCGACCCTCCTACACCTGAAACGCTGCCGGAGATCTATCGCCCGCACATCGAAGCGTGGTCACGTTACTCGACACCAGAAACGACCTTGTGGTTCTGGAACACCGAACTTGGCTGGGCGACTGTACATCCCATTTTGGTTGCGAACGGCTGGGAATACCGGTGCTGCCACATATGGGATAAAGGCCTAGGCCATGTGGCTGGCAATGCCAACTCGCAGACATTGCGTAAGTTTCCTGTGGTTACCGAAGTTTGCGTGCAATACGTCAAACCTGCTCGCTTCCGATTCGAGGGACGTGAAGTTTCCATGCAGGAGTGGCTTCGGCTGGAATGGCTGCGTACTGGCCTTCCATTGTCGCTTACAAACGAGGCCTGTAATGTTCGCAATGCAGCGACTCGAAAGTACTTTACCAAGTGCCACCTTTGGTACTTCCCACCCGTTGAAGCGTTTGAACGGCTAGTCGCCTATGCGAACACGCATGGTGCAACTGAAGGAAAACCCTATTTTAGCATTGATGGCAATCTACCGTTAAGCGGCGAGCAATGGTCACGAATGCGCGCAAAATTCCATTGTGAAGTAGGAATTAACAACGTCTGGCGAGAGCCGCCTGTCCGCGGTGTCGAGCGATTGAAAGAAAAATACCGCTGTGTCCATAACAACCAGAAGCCGCTTCGACTGATCGATATCTGTATCCAAGCCTGCACCGAACCTGGTGATGTGGTATGGGAACCATTCGGCGGCTTATGCTCAGCAGCGATTGCCTCCCATTCAAACGGTCGGGCATGTCATAGTGCCGAGATCATGCCGGAATACTGGTTGGCATCAACAGAAAGGCTGAAAACGTACGATGAGTGA
- a CDS encoding alpha-amylase family glycosyl hydrolase has translation MTNLSGSSATTETVHAGMGPIPHDSGVAFRLWAPHADSVSLIGTFNDWDPKTMPMQAEENGRWYINVPKAKPGDEYRYQLKCGDHEVSRMDPRAREVTSSVGNSVIHQTDFDWGDDNYRLPAWNDIVLYEMHLGTFNRSEEDTVGTFRDAIKRLDHLVKLGVNVVQLMPLAEFAGDISWGYNPAQIFAVESGYGGPQGLKRFVKAAHQRGIGVIQDVVYNHFGPSDLDIWQFDLWNENGKGGIYFYNDWRSKTPWGDTRPDYGRGEVRQFIYDNAMMWINDYHVDGLRYDMTLYMRSVDGQSDLPEGWSLAQWINQDVRNARPGTLLIAEDLQTNPYLTKDAAEGGAHFSSQWDAEFVHPVRDLAKQPSDAGRDLDKLISAITYRYNIDAFERVVYTESHDEVANGKSRLPSEINPEQPTDGYARHRSTLAAGVMMTTPGIPMLFQGQEFLQDGWFQDTDPLDWDRKEEFPGVVMLYRDMIHARRNLHGITRGLMGQHVHVYHRNDECKLIAYQRWFDHGLGDDVIVVVNFSNQALENYHVGFPCGGTWKLRLNSAAPVYNATFVSSTVSQLDPQEKPMDGLPHTGTLSISPYSMLIYSQDPTS, from the coding sequence ATGACAAACCTATCAGGTTCGTCGGCCACCACGGAAACGGTTCACGCGGGCATGGGCCCCATTCCACACGACTCTGGAGTCGCGTTTCGTTTATGGGCACCTCACGCGGACAGTGTGAGCCTCATCGGAACGTTCAACGATTGGGATCCGAAGACGATGCCGATGCAAGCCGAAGAGAACGGCCGGTGGTACATCAACGTGCCGAAGGCAAAGCCGGGCGATGAGTACCGTTACCAGTTAAAGTGTGGCGATCACGAGGTCAGCCGCATGGATCCTCGTGCCCGGGAAGTGACCAGTTCCGTCGGAAACAGCGTCATCCATCAGACCGATTTCGACTGGGGTGACGACAACTACCGGCTGCCAGCGTGGAACGATATCGTTCTGTACGAGATGCACCTGGGGACGTTCAATCGTTCGGAGGAAGACACTGTCGGAACCTTTCGCGACGCAATCAAACGCCTGGATCACCTGGTGAAGCTGGGTGTAAACGTCGTTCAGTTGATGCCGCTGGCCGAGTTCGCCGGGGACATCAGCTGGGGATACAATCCGGCCCAGATCTTCGCGGTGGAAAGCGGTTATGGGGGACCGCAGGGTCTGAAGCGGTTTGTGAAAGCCGCACACCAGCGGGGAATCGGCGTCATTCAGGACGTCGTTTACAACCACTTCGGCCCGAGCGATCTCGACATCTGGCAGTTCGACCTGTGGAACGAGAACGGCAAGGGCGGCATCTACTTCTATAACGACTGGCGCAGCAAGACGCCTTGGGGAGATACCCGGCCTGACTATGGCCGGGGCGAGGTGCGTCAGTTCATCTACGACAACGCGATGATGTGGATCAACGACTACCATGTCGACGGTTTGCGTTACGACATGACGCTCTATATGCGCAGCGTCGACGGACAAAGCGATCTTCCCGAGGGATGGAGCCTGGCCCAGTGGATCAATCAAGACGTGCGCAATGCCAGACCTGGGACGCTGCTCATTGCCGAAGACTTGCAAACCAATCCTTATCTGACCAAGGACGCGGCCGAAGGAGGGGCACATTTTTCGAGCCAATGGGATGCCGAGTTCGTGCATCCAGTGCGCGACTTGGCCAAGCAGCCCAGCGACGCCGGGCGCGACCTCGATAAACTGATCAGCGCGATCACCTACCGCTATAACATCGATGCGTTTGAACGCGTCGTTTACACCGAGTCGCACGACGAGGTCGCCAACGGCAAGTCGCGGCTCCCATCTGAGATCAATCCGGAACAGCCGACCGACGGCTACGCGCGGCATCGATCGACGCTGGCCGCGGGGGTGATGATGACCACGCCAGGCATCCCGATGCTTTTTCAAGGACAAGAGTTCCTGCAAGATGGCTGGTTCCAGGATACCGACCCGCTGGATTGGGATCGGAAAGAGGAATTCCCCGGCGTCGTGATGCTTTACCGCGATATGATCCACGCTCGACGTAACCTGCACGGCATAACGAGGGGTTTAATGGGGCAGCATGTGCATGTCTACCACCGGAACGATGAATGCAAGTTGATCGCTTATCAGCGGTGGTTCGATCACGGCCTGGGGGACGATGTGATCGTAGTCGTCAATTTTTCGAATCAGGCGCTGGAGAACTATCACGTTGGTTTTCCCTGCGGTGGAACGTGGAAGCTGCGGCTCAATAGCGCGGCTCCGGTTTACAACGCGACGTTCGTTTCGTCAACCGTTTCGCAGTTAGATCCGCAGGAAAAGCCAATGGACGGGTTGCCGCATACCGGGACGCTCTCGATCAGTCCCTACAGCATGCTGATCTACTCGCAAGATCCGACGTCTTAG
- a CDS encoding vWA domain-containing protein yields MSTSQQLESIQPADQIQWVKSRRVMPAWLMSLLIHALLGTLLILTVRTVAKGIGDEPARRGSIALANRSENATEYFDGDSSQTADSQTATDSQQAAQAISQALPSVDLPPSALGNLLPQGDQALTGEEASGLPSAGGMTQGGATSKGGLGNEGKTSVFGAEGRGNKFVYVFDRSGSMDGRPLAAAKQQLIKSLHDLDKLHQFAIIFYNENPQVFSPRGNGPQLVFADEQGKNLAERFVRGIIASGSTQHVDALSLALRMNPDVVFFLTDADQPQLFPADLDRIRKLNKGCSIHAIEFGYGPYDGRRNFLVKLADENDGKHVYVDISKLRAQP; encoded by the coding sequence ATGTCGACCAGCCAACAACTCGAATCGATTCAGCCTGCGGATCAAATCCAGTGGGTCAAATCCCGCCGGGTGATGCCTGCCTGGCTGATGTCTCTGTTGATCCATGCGCTGCTGGGAACCCTTTTGATCCTAACCGTTCGTACGGTAGCGAAAGGAATCGGCGACGAGCCGGCTCGGCGTGGTAGCATCGCGCTGGCCAATCGCAGCGAGAACGCCACCGAGTACTTCGACGGCGACTCCAGCCAAACGGCCGATAGCCAGACAGCGACCGATTCACAGCAAGCCGCCCAGGCCATCAGCCAGGCGCTGCCCTCGGTCGACCTTCCCCCAAGCGCTTTGGGCAATCTCCTTCCTCAGGGAGATCAGGCCCTGACCGGCGAAGAGGCATCGGGCCTTCCTTCCGCTGGCGGCATGACCCAAGGGGGAGCGACCTCCAAAGGTGGCCTGGGCAACGAAGGGAAGACCTCGGTCTTTGGCGCCGAAGGGCGCGGAAATAAGTTCGTGTACGTCTTCGACCGCAGCGGCAGCATGGACGGCAGGCCTTTGGCCGCCGCCAAGCAGCAGCTTATCAAGAGTCTGCACGATTTAGACAAACTGCATCAGTTCGCCATCATCTTCTATAACGAAAACCCCCAGGTCTTCAGCCCTCGCGGCAACGGCCCCCAGTTGGTATTCGCCGACGAACAAGGGAAGAACCTGGCCGAGCGTTTTGTCCGTGGGATCATTGCCAGCGGTAGCACGCAGCATGTCGATGCCTTGTCGTTGGCACTGCGGATGAATCCGGATGTCGTCTTCTTTCTGACGGATGCCGATCAGCCGCAGCTGTTTCCGGCCGATCTCGATCGAATTCGCAAGCTGAACAAAGGGTGTTCGATCCATGCGATCGAATTTGGCTACGGCCCCTACGATGGACGACGCAACTTTCTGGTAAAATTGGCCGACGAGAACGACGGCAAGCATGTTTACGTCGATATCTCGAAGCTCCGTGCCCAACCTTAA
- a CDS encoding PRC-barrel domain-containing protein, producing the protein MAVATHFFYLEQPQFHLGDREMLVTRILGLFLALALVVPAVADEKPAKNQEKEAKTSAKSDRITATRVLGASVYGSNKEDTVGSVNDIVMTKDGKVAYLIVGSGGVAGVGETNHAVPAKTVNMAWVNTDDDATLKISVPMSAEDLENAPALSLEHCADLTVDSFYERNSKYFKSTDAPQLKAEEMFLASALNDLQVKGSGNEAIGQLDDIVFNHKLDACEAEYFIIGSGGTLGVGEKYTPVPVDKVKVTKTEDNQYTAMIDADKNIIGAAPKVTSDKYYAELDHEETRTNVKKAFAETGDK; encoded by the coding sequence ATGGCAGTTGCGACTCACTTCTTCTACCTCGAACAACCTCAGTTTCATTTAGGAGATCGTGAAATGTTAGTAACGCGTATTTTAGGACTTTTCCTCGCCTTGGCATTGGTCGTTCCCGCTGTGGCCGATGAAAAGCCCGCTAAGAATCAAGAGAAGGAAGCGAAGACTTCCGCAAAGTCGGATCGTATTACCGCCACCCGCGTACTTGGCGCTAGTGTCTACGGCAGCAACAAAGAAGATACGGTTGGCTCGGTCAACGACATCGTCATGACCAAAGACGGCAAAGTCGCTTACTTGATCGTCGGCAGCGGCGGCGTCGCTGGCGTCGGTGAAACCAACCATGCTGTTCCCGCTAAGACGGTGAATATGGCCTGGGTCAATACGGATGACGACGCCACGCTGAAAATCAGCGTTCCGATGTCGGCCGAAGACTTGGAAAATGCTCCTGCTTTGTCGCTGGAACATTGTGCCGACCTGACTGTCGATTCGTTCTACGAACGTAACAGCAAGTACTTCAAGTCGACCGACGCTCCGCAACTGAAGGCGGAAGAGATGTTCCTCGCTTCGGCGTTGAACGATCTGCAAGTCAAAGGCAGCGGTAACGAAGCGATCGGTCAGCTAGATGACATCGTCTTCAACCACAAGTTGGACGCATGCGAGGCTGAGTACTTTATCATCGGTTCCGGTGGTACCCTGGGCGTGGGCGAAAAGTACACCCCGGTTCCTGTCGACAAGGTGAAGGTCACCAAGACCGAAGATAACCAGTACACGGCCATGATCGATGCGGATAAAAACATCATCGGTGCTGCTCCGAAGGTGACTTCGGATAAGTACTATGCCGAGTTGGATCACGAAGAAACGCGAACGAACGTCAAAAAGGCATTCGCTGAAACTGGCGACAAATAG
- a CDS encoding tetratricopeptide repeat protein: protein MPRRAILFTLVLSLIALGDAQHRCAADDTVTLRPTTPNAEPTKVRGNVIDYTGQVLTLQTASGQTSIPAEKVASVETDYASDVLQAKQLLAEGKSSEAARMFAAAVSGERRPWVKREILALESLALQNAGRYIEAGNTFLQIVADDPQTVHFDALPLAWFSLPPHFERDRAARQWMEVPSPYAQLLGASWLLSTSDRSQAIQVLGNLRRSKIPQIAMLAEAQLWQTKIVTASQADVQQWQRQLDAGFLRGAALAGPTLVVGKAWRQLDNDNQAALTLMRPPILYPNLRPVAADSLLQAGRALERAVEADQAERVLREAIDQYGDQPARQEAEINLKRIASSGSN, encoded by the coding sequence TTGCCTCGTCGCGCGATTCTGTTCACGCTTGTTCTTTCTCTGATCGCACTGGGCGACGCGCAGCACCGGTGCGCGGCCGACGATACCGTCACCCTTCGCCCGACCACTCCCAATGCCGAGCCCACCAAGGTTCGCGGCAACGTCATCGACTACACCGGCCAGGTCCTGACCCTGCAAACGGCCTCTGGGCAGACGAGCATCCCCGCCGAAAAGGTCGCTTCGGTCGAGACCGACTATGCTTCCGACGTGCTGCAAGCGAAGCAGCTTCTCGCCGAAGGCAAGTCGAGCGAAGCGGCCCGAATGTTTGCCGCCGCGGTCTCAGGCGAACGTCGCCCGTGGGTGAAGCGTGAGATCCTGGCCCTGGAATCGCTCGCCCTGCAGAACGCCGGACGGTATATCGAAGCGGGCAACACGTTCCTCCAGATCGTAGCCGACGATCCGCAAACAGTGCATTTCGATGCGCTGCCGTTGGCCTGGTTCAGCTTGCCACCCCATTTCGAGCGCGATCGAGCGGCGCGGCAGTGGATGGAGGTGCCGTCCCCCTATGCCCAGCTTCTGGGTGCGAGTTGGCTGCTGAGCACGTCCGATCGTTCCCAGGCGATCCAGGTGCTTGGCAATCTTCGCCGCAGCAAGATCCCGCAGATCGCGATGCTGGCCGAAGCTCAGCTATGGCAAACCAAGATCGTCACCGCCAGTCAGGCCGACGTGCAGCAGTGGCAGCGGCAGTTGGATGCCGGGTTCCTGCGCGGAGCGGCACTGGCCGGGCCAACGCTGGTGGTCGGCAAAGCATGGCGGCAACTCGATAACGACAACCAGGCCGCCCTCACATTGATGCGGCCGCCGATCCTGTATCCCAATCTGCGACCCGTCGCGGCAGACAGCCTACTTCAAGCAGGTCGGGCCCTGGAAAGGGCCGTAGAAGCCGACCAGGCGGAGCGCGTCCTGCGCGAGGCCATCGATCAATATGGCGACCAGCCAGCACGACAGGAAGCGGAAATCAACCTCAAACGAATCGCCAGCTCAGGTAGCAACTAG
- a CDS encoding ExbD/TolR family protein, which yields MRRPSPYRDRGPLQVAMTPMIDVVFLLLIFFLWTASFQIVEYALPSSISPPSNVGSSAERELEIEDFEQIVVRITGEPGNFTYAVNERRTQELTEVREILGTLASIKNDVPLIIDPTEVVPVGQVIDVYDIGRLLNFQEIQFAVEPD from the coding sequence ATGAGACGCCCCAGCCCTTACCGAGATCGCGGACCGCTCCAGGTTGCCATGACGCCGATGATCGACGTCGTGTTCCTGCTGCTGATCTTCTTTCTGTGGACGGCCAGTTTTCAGATCGTCGAGTATGCCTTACCCAGCAGCATTTCGCCCCCGAGCAACGTCGGTTCCTCAGCCGAAAGAGAACTCGAGATCGAAGACTTCGAACAAATTGTCGTCCGCATCACCGGCGAGCCTGGCAACTTCACCTACGCCGTCAACGAACGACGAACTCAGGAACTAACGGAAGTTCGCGAGATCCTCGGCACGTTGGCATCGATCAAGAATGACGTTCCCTTGATCATCGACCCGACCGAAGTCGTCCCGGTCGGACAGGTCATCGACGTGTACGACATCGGCCGGCTGTTGAACTTCCAGGAGATCCAGTTCGCGGTCGAACCAGATTAA
- a CDS encoding MotA/TolQ/ExbB proton channel family protein: MANLTRIGIWTACLAVLALGMLGNGSLLFPTAGPTPAIAQDAPAADPPASEPTAPPEKTGFIDIVLSGGIVGGLILIFLLALSMTAAYLVFEQAMTIRKTEIMPPELGDTVRDHLLAGKVQEAERACRERPSFLSFVLLSGIAELDGGWTAVEKALEDATAEQSARLFRKIEYLSVIGNIAPMVGLLGTVTGMIFAFQQVAATQGAAGAGDLAEGIYQALVTTVGGLLVAIPSLGAFAIFRNWVDELVAEAAYVAQQVFTPLKRRKRQAAAQASRS, encoded by the coding sequence TTGGCCAACTTGACACGTATCGGAATTTGGACCGCCTGCCTGGCTGTGCTGGCGTTGGGAATGCTCGGAAACGGATCGCTCCTGTTCCCAACCGCCGGACCAACACCGGCCATCGCTCAAGACGCGCCGGCGGCCGACCCGCCGGCGAGCGAACCAACCGCGCCGCCGGAAAAGACCGGCTTCATCGACATCGTCCTCAGCGGCGGAATCGTGGGGGGACTGATCCTCATCTTCCTGCTCGCGCTGTCGATGACGGCGGCGTACCTGGTCTTTGAACAAGCGATGACGATTCGCAAGACCGAGATCATGCCACCGGAGCTGGGCGATACGGTTCGCGATCATCTGCTGGCCGGCAAAGTGCAAGAAGCCGAGCGTGCTTGTCGCGAGCGTCCCAGTTTCCTGTCGTTCGTCCTGTTGAGTGGCATCGCCGAACTCGATGGAGGCTGGACCGCGGTCGAAAAGGCGCTTGAAGACGCCACCGCCGAACAATCCGCGCGGCTGTTTCGCAAGATCGAATACCTCTCGGTCATCGGCAACATCGCTCCGATGGTTGGACTGCTTGGTACGGTCACCGGGATGATCTTCGCCTTCCAGCAAGTGGCGGCCACGCAAGGAGCCGCCGGGGCAGGGGACTTGGCCGAAGGGATTTACCAGGCCCTGGTTACCACCGTGGGCGGCTTGCTCGTGGCAATTCCTTCACTGGGTGCGTTCGCCATCTTTCGTAACTGGGTCGATGAACTGGTGGCCGAAGCCGCTTACGTCGCTCAGCAGGTCTTCACTCCGCTCAAGCGCCGCAAGCGCCAAGCTGCCGCCCAGGCCTCAAGGAGCTAA
- a CDS encoding ExbD/TolR family protein — translation MRVPNNLKPGQAEFNMTPMIDVVFLLIIFFLVSSHLAKQEAQMPLPLPTAESGQEIIDDQQPRVVVNIESDGSLILAGRRVPPEQLKERLATERARTGDSIELRIRCDRETPYANVKPVMLAATEAGIWSIAFSVIRPEDAR, via the coding sequence GTGCGTGTGCCAAACAACTTGAAACCGGGCCAGGCCGAATTCAACATGACGCCGATGATCGACGTGGTGTTCCTGTTGATCATCTTCTTCCTGGTCTCCAGCCACCTGGCCAAGCAGGAAGCCCAGATGCCGCTGCCGCTACCCACTGCGGAAAGTGGCCAAGAGATCATCGACGATCAACAGCCTCGCGTCGTGGTGAACATCGAGTCGGACGGATCGCTCATCCTGGCCGGCCGCCGCGTGCCACCGGAACAGTTGAAAGAGCGTCTGGCAACCGAGCGAGCGCGAACCGGGGACTCGATTGAACTGCGCATCCGCTGCGATCGAGAAACTCCCTACGCCAACGTGAAGCCCGTGATGCTGGCCGCCACCGAGGCTGGCATCTGGAGCATTGCCTTCTCCGTGATTCGACCGGAGGACGCACGATGA
- a CDS encoding tetratricopeptide repeat protein, with translation MKTIPFITIFLLMLTSAAWAQSALEDDRRMMQGLLDRQLFGLAERYAAQQVIAEGITSSHRAEMAAELVRAYSLHALNARPSERERYWNSAAAVLPQFQKQFPDPAASILIEVQTAHSQLAQLRLLRQEGEVFGDNAKLNQAQKLSAQLLGQYEALQEKVDGLLRESHSPNNRLPLTSDQLLALSRKVALQSAEATEQQGLSYPPDSLDRTNAMVQVLQQVEPLTKLRPDTQVKWPAQLLAIRALRHLGRLDQARSTVAMLRRMDPPPPVSVLSAAWAEDIRVALAQNDLPLATQMINQARGTDGMASAELDYAIFETYLSFWKQAEEKQNTPDIQLWQGRSAAVVRELEQLYGPYWARRAEQQLTGSASTGGTQNVDLLRRTAENYVRQKDWDEAIKNYDLGAQAARASNQPSEEYQLRLAAAAVAVEAGNLAEGVKRLRGAALEFPAEQDASLRHLTAAYYQSQIARQSDPPQLEPYIALLRENLSRWNEGEPAAQAAMWLAQIEFSRGNWRAATEAYLLIPPKSTHFPLAVEGVRQASLKWFQTAGAKQELVPQDVRKVIDYFEQVVLNGQSGGGEWTATMRLASESAAQLWLNYTDHGYDNARAVIEVALRSNPNGPDGWRSRLESLQVIALAGLGKLDQAQAKLQQVRDDSPHQLFEVLQALGQMGGSASPAIRQQIAQIELTVIAMLRPNMMQLDEQTRMVIATREAEALAASGKLDQAIELYATLAQQLPNDSEIQVGLARMLSRGTTAEQQEQALDRWRQISRKSRTQSPTWYEAKLEIARCHIQLGNPEEAKQIVRYLQTLYPDMGGPEMKARFVELMQGLPRN, from the coding sequence ATGAAAACGATTCCCTTCATCACGATCTTCCTCCTCATGCTGACCAGCGCAGCCTGGGCGCAGTCGGCGCTGGAAGACGATCGCCGAATGATGCAGGGGCTGCTCGACCGCCAGTTGTTTGGTCTGGCCGAGCGTTATGCCGCGCAGCAGGTCATAGCCGAAGGGATCACTTCGTCGCATCGGGCCGAGATGGCCGCGGAACTCGTGCGAGCGTATTCGCTGCACGCGCTGAATGCTCGCCCAAGTGAGCGCGAGCGCTACTGGAACTCGGCCGCAGCGGTCCTTCCGCAGTTTCAAAAACAATTTCCTGACCCAGCTGCATCGATCCTCATCGAAGTGCAAACCGCCCATAGCCAGCTGGCCCAGCTACGACTCTTGCGGCAGGAAGGGGAGGTCTTCGGCGACAATGCCAAGCTCAACCAGGCTCAAAAGCTTTCCGCCCAACTGCTCGGGCAGTACGAGGCCTTACAGGAAAAAGTCGACGGGCTGCTGCGCGAGTCGCATTCGCCCAACAACCGACTGCCGCTGACGTCGGATCAGCTTCTGGCCCTCTCACGCAAGGTCGCGCTGCAATCGGCCGAGGCGACCGAACAGCAGGGACTCAGCTACCCACCTGATTCGCTCGATCGCACCAACGCGATGGTCCAGGTCCTGCAGCAAGTCGAACCGCTGACCAAGCTCCGGCCTGATACCCAGGTCAAATGGCCTGCCCAACTGTTGGCCATCCGAGCCCTGCGTCATCTCGGCCGGCTGGATCAAGCCAGAAGCACCGTCGCCATGCTCCGGAGAATGGACCCACCCCCGCCGGTTTCTGTCCTCAGCGCCGCTTGGGCGGAAGACATACGTGTAGCTCTGGCACAGAACGATTTGCCGCTCGCGACGCAAATGATCAACCAGGCCCGCGGGACCGACGGGATGGCTTCGGCCGAACTCGACTACGCCATCTTCGAGACCTACCTCTCCTTTTGGAAACAGGCCGAAGAGAAACAAAACACCCCGGACATTCAACTGTGGCAAGGACGCAGCGCGGCGGTCGTTCGCGAGTTGGAACAACTGTATGGTCCCTACTGGGCCCGCCGTGCCGAGCAACAGCTGACCGGCAGTGCGAGTACCGGCGGCACGCAGAACGTCGACCTGCTGCGCCGCACCGCCGAGAACTACGTCCGGCAGAAGGACTGGGACGAGGCGATCAAGAACTACGACCTCGGCGCCCAAGCGGCCCGTGCTTCCAATCAGCCGTCGGAAGAATACCAGCTTCGCCTGGCCGCCGCCGCGGTGGCGGTCGAAGCAGGCAACCTGGCCGAAGGGGTGAAGCGGCTGCGGGGAGCGGCGCTCGAGTTTCCTGCCGAGCAGGATGCCTCCTTGCGGCACTTGACGGCGGCTTACTACCAATCGCAGATTGCCCGGCAGTCGGACCCGCCGCAGTTGGAACCCTACATCGCACTGCTGCGCGAGAACCTCAGCCGCTGGAACGAAGGAGAGCCAGCCGCCCAGGCCGCCATGTGGCTTGCGCAGATCGAATTCTCGCGCGGCAATTGGCGGGCAGCGACCGAGGCCTACCTGCTGATCCCACCGAAGTCGACGCACTTCCCGCTGGCGGTCGAAGGGGTTCGTCAGGCATCGCTCAAATGGTTTCAAACGGCCGGCGCGAAGCAGGAACTCGTCCCGCAAGACGTCCGCAAAGTGATCGACTACTTCGAGCAAGTCGTCCTCAATGGCCAGTCCGGCGGCGGCGAATGGACTGCCACCATGCGTCTGGCCTCGGAGTCGGCCGCTCAGCTGTGGCTGAACTACACCGACCACGGATACGACAACGCGCGAGCCGTGATCGAAGTTGCCCTGCGTTCCAATCCCAACGGCCCGGATGGTTGGCGAAGCCGATTGGAATCGCTGCAAGTGATCGCGCTGGCCGGCCTGGGAAAGCTCGATCAGGCCCAAGCCAAGCTGCAGCAAGTCCGTGACGATAGTCCTCACCAGTTATTCGAAGTCCTGCAAGCACTCGGCCAGATGGGCGGCTCGGCCTCGCCTGCGATCCGGCAACAGATCGCCCAGATCGAACTGACGGTCATCGCCATGCTGCGGCCGAACATGATGCAGCTGGACGAACAAACGCGGATGGTCATTGCCACGCGCGAAGCAGAAGCCTTGGCCGCCAGCGGCAAGCTCGACCAGGCAATCGAGCTGTACGCAACCCTCGCCCAGCAGCTGCCCAATGATTCCGAAATTCAAGTGGGGCTGGCCCGGATGCTTTCCCGCGGAACCACCGCCGAGCAACAAGAGCAAGCCCTCGATCGCTGGCGACAGATCAGCCGCAAAAGCCGCACGCAGTCTCCCACCTGGTATGAAGCCAAACTCGAAATCGCCCGCTGCCACATTCAGCTCGGCAACCCCGAAGAAGCGAAGCAGATCGTGCGTTACCTGCAAACGCTGTATCCCGACATGGGCGGACCGGAGATGAAGGCCCGGTTTGTAGAGTTGATGCAGGGCTTGCCGCGGAATTAA